A stretch of Ligilactobacillus faecis DNA encodes these proteins:
- a CDS encoding dihydroorotate dehydrogenase, which yields MSRLAVNLPGLKLKNPIMPASGTFGFGDVSSANKFDLERLGALVVKTTTREARDGNPNPKIAILDNGVINAVGLQNPGVEAVVAEKLPALKKRASNLPIIGSVGGSTVEEYVYVAKKLSDSGLVAALELNISCPNVHEGGMAFGTDPKTAALLTEKVKEVSDVPVYVKLSPNVTDVVSIAKAVEAAGADGLTLINTLMGMSLDLKTRRSVLGNLTGGFSGHSIKPIAIRMIYQVSHAVEIPIIGVGGIKSAKDVIEMYLAGATAVQVGTAHFYDPLICPHLIEQLPALMDELEIESLSSLIKEVREARKNEN from the coding sequence ATGTCAAGATTAGCTGTTAATTTACCAGGTCTAAAGCTTAAAAACCCGATCATGCCTGCCAGTGGAACATTTGGCTTTGGCGATGTTTCTTCGGCTAATAAATTTGATCTTGAACGTTTAGGAGCACTTGTTGTCAAGACAACGACTAGAGAAGCACGTGACGGGAATCCCAATCCTAAGATCGCGATCTTAGATAATGGCGTGATCAATGCTGTTGGTTTACAAAATCCAGGAGTTGAAGCAGTTGTAGCTGAAAAGCTTCCTGCTTTGAAAAAGCGAGCTTCTAATTTACCGATCATTGGAAGTGTCGGTGGCTCAACTGTCGAAGAATACGTATATGTTGCTAAAAAGCTTTCAGATTCAGGGCTAGTGGCTGCTTTAGAATTAAATATCTCTTGTCCAAATGTTCATGAAGGTGGAATGGCTTTTGGAACTGATCCTAAAACAGCAGCCTTACTGACAGAAAAAGTCAAAGAAGTCTCAGATGTTCCAGTCTACGTTAAACTCTCGCCTAATGTAACTGACGTCGTTTCGATCGCTAAAGCAGTTGAAGCTGCTGGAGCTGATGGTTTGACGTTGATCAATACCTTGATGGGGATGAGCTTAGATCTAAAAACGCGTCGTTCTGTTTTAGGAAATTTGACTGGAGGATTTTCCGGTCATTCGATCAAGCCGATCGCGATCAGAATGATCTACCAAGTTTCACACGCAGTTGAGATCCCGATCATCGGTGTTGGTGGGATCAAATCCGCAAAAGATGTGATCGAGATGTATTTAGCAGGTGCGACTGCAGTTCAAGTCGGAACGGCCCATTTTTACGATCCTTTGATCTGCCCACATCTGATCGAGCAATTACCAGCGTTAATGGATGAACTTGAGATCGAAAGTCTCTCTAGCTTGATCAAAGAAGTACGGGAGGCACGAAAAAATGAAAATTAA
- the pyrF gene encoding orotidine-5'-phosphate decarboxylase, protein MKIKRPIIALDFNDRQVIDSFLDKFPKDEALFVKIGMESYYSNGQDLIRAVKARGHDVFLDLKCHDIPHTVERALFVLGSLGVDLTTIHASGGSQMMQAAKNGLLEGAAKSGQKAPKLLAITQLTSSDERVVKDEQLCRVSLEESVKHYAKLAAKAGCDGVVCSGFEAQMIKEVTTADFLRVTPGIRGKEDSVDDQKRVMTPQAAAKNGASAIVVGRSITQAKDPYRAYQQIKALWNE, encoded by the coding sequence ATGAAAATTAAACGTCCGATCATTGCGCTTGATTTTAATGACCGTCAAGTGATCGATAGCTTTTTAGACAAATTTCCTAAAGATGAAGCTTTATTTGTCAAGATCGGGATGGAATCGTATTACAGCAATGGACAAGATCTGATCCGAGCTGTCAAAGCGCGAGGTCATGATGTTTTTCTAGACTTAAAGTGTCATGATATCCCGCACACTGTTGAAAGAGCACTCTTTGTTTTAGGCTCTTTAGGTGTTGATCTGACGACGATCCATGCTAGTGGTGGAAGCCAGATGATGCAAGCCGCCAAAAATGGCTTACTTGAAGGGGCCGCCAAAAGTGGTCAAAAAGCTCCTAAGTTATTGGCGATCACACAATTGACTTCAAGTGACGAACGAGTAGTCAAAGATGAACAGCTCTGCCGTGTCTCGTTAGAAGAAAGTGTCAAACACTATGCTAAATTAGCGGCTAAGGCAGGTTGTGATGGTGTTGTTTGTTCTGGCTTCGAAGCCCAAATGATCAAAGAGGTAACTACAGCAGACTTTTTACGGGTCACGCCGGGGATCCGTGGAAAAGAGGATAGTGTCGACGATCAAAAACGCGTTATGACACCTCAAGCAGCCGCTAAAAATGGGGCAAGTGCGATCGTAGTCGGTCGCTCGATCACACAAGCTAAAGATCCTTATCGTGCTTACCAACAGATCAAAGCACTTTGGAATGAATAG
- the pyrE gene encoding orotate phosphoribosyltransferase codes for MKEIAKDLLEINAVKLSPKEPFTWASGLKSPIYCDNRLTISYPKIRRAIAKGLAQLIKENFPTVEVIAGTATAGIPHAAFIAEELNLPLVYVRSKPKDHGQGRQIEGVLKKGAKTVVIDDLLSTGGSVLKAVKAAENEDADVLGVAAIFSYQLKALEENFNKARLPFITLTNYTELLSAALETGHISAAEEEILQKWRLDPAAW; via the coding sequence ATGAAAGAAATCGCAAAAGACCTCTTAGAGATCAATGCTGTCAAATTATCACCTAAAGAACCTTTTACTTGGGCTAGTGGACTTAAAAGTCCGATCTATTGTGATAATCGTTTGACGATCAGTTATCCTAAGATCAGAAGAGCGATCGCTAAAGGACTCGCACAGTTGATCAAAGAAAATTTTCCGACGGTTGAAGTTATTGCTGGAACTGCAACTGCAGGGATCCCACATGCTGCTTTTATCGCAGAAGAATTGAATTTGCCGTTAGTTTATGTTCGCTCAAAACCAAAAGATCACGGCCAAGGTCGCCAGATCGAAGGTGTTTTGAAAAAAGGAGCGAAAACAGTCGTGATCGATGATCTTTTATCAACTGGAGGTAGCGTCTTAAAAGCTGTCAAAGCTGCTGAAAATGAAGATGCTGACGTTTTAGGGGTCGCAGCGATCTTTAGTTATCAACTCAAAGCTTTAGAAGAAAACTTTAATAAAGCTCGCTTACCATTCATCACATTGACAAATTATACTGAGTTGTTAAGTGCCGCTCTTGAAACAGGACATATTTCAGCTGCTGAGGAAGAAATTTTGCAAAAATGGCGTTTAGATCCAGCCGCATGGTGA
- a CDS encoding LCP family glycopolymer transferase: protein MANENKKKSRKKHSWWKWVLGIVVAFLVIDVAIAAKLYYDAKKSVSTTYKTVKYNDKRQGKVNVTKGEPFSVLLLGSDTGEYGRSYQGRSDTIMVAAVTTKGTKLVSIPRDTLVTIAGHPGNNKINAAYSYDGVAGALNTLQNYLGIPIDHYIEINMKGLEQLSEAIGPVKVQNDLDFTNLGTHFPKGEVTIDSKNILAYTRMRYEDPRGDYGRQLRQRLVLEALVEKAASINSLANYQNILNAISTNMKTDLTFDDLKDIMTKYSGAKNIEQLQLKGEGQMIDGVSYEVVPQENLTKIRDTLKQTLEIN from the coding sequence ATGGCAAATGAAAACAAAAAAAAGAGTAGGAAAAAACATTCGTGGTGGAAATGGGTCTTAGGTATAGTCGTAGCATTTTTAGTGATCGATGTAGCGATCGCAGCTAAACTTTACTATGATGCCAAGAAGTCGGTATCTACTACATATAAGACAGTTAAATATAACGATAAGCGACAAGGAAAAGTCAATGTGACCAAAGGAGAACCCTTCTCAGTCCTTTTACTTGGAAGCGATACGGGCGAATATGGTCGCTCTTATCAGGGACGCTCAGATACGATCATGGTTGCAGCAGTGACTACAAAAGGAACTAAGTTAGTTAGCATCCCGCGTGACACGTTAGTGACGATCGCAGGGCATCCAGGTAACAACAAGATAAATGCAGCTTATTCTTATGATGGAGTCGCCGGTGCTTTGAACACATTACAAAACTATTTAGGAATCCCGATCGATCACTATATCGAGATCAACATGAAAGGTCTTGAACAATTATCTGAAGCGATCGGTCCTGTCAAAGTTCAAAACGACCTTGATTTTACTAATTTAGGGACTCATTTTCCTAAAGGTGAGGTAACGATCGACTCTAAAAATATTTTGGCATATACACGTATGCGTTATGAAGATCCTCGAGGAGATTACGGACGTCAATTGCGTCAAAGGTTAGTGTTGGAAGCTTTAGTTGAGAAGGCAGCTTCGATCAATAGCTTAGCTAATTATCAGAATATCTTGAATGCGATCTCGACTAATATGAAGACGGATCTGACTTTTGATGATCTAAAAGATATTATGACCAAATATTCAGGGGCTAAAAATATCGAGCAACTACAATTAAAGGGTGAGGGTCAAATGATCGATGGGGTCTCTTATGAAGTTGTTCCTCAAGAAAATCTAACTAAGATCCGCGATACTCTTAAACAAACGTTGGAAATCAATTAG
- a CDS encoding LysR family transcriptional regulator — protein sequence MKTQQENIFSSKTLTYFLQLAETMSYTQAAQILGITQPALTQQIKKLERTVGAPLFYSIGKKLHLSDAGYTMLDATHQIYETLNKAADEIQQSTSATQGTINIGILASIEDQVFTDFAIDYYEKNNGIKLSTHMLTRKEIWERLENNTIDLAVMYLPDESIKNWKPYETKKIITEDLLFLHNNERLQKRKRVRLKDTLSNKWVTYPPKYYLNDIIREAYKNSMVDRPSSVAHFAKPEQIFEFAKKTGSYTALPASFVVAHNREDLGMALFEPEIKFEMAFVFRKGKDQIPRIDNFLATFDSYLSEKDYVSRLKASI from the coding sequence ATGAAGACACAACAAGAAAATATATTTTCTTCTAAAACATTGACTTATTTTTTACAGCTTGCAGAGACCATGAGCTATACTCAAGCAGCGCAGATCTTAGGGATCACCCAACCAGCTCTGACGCAACAAATAAAAAAATTAGAAAGGACCGTAGGCGCACCACTTTTTTATTCGATCGGTAAAAAGCTACATCTGTCGGACGCTGGCTATACGATGCTTGATGCGACTCATCAGATCTATGAGACTTTGAACAAAGCAGCTGATGAGATCCAACAATCGACAAGTGCAACTCAAGGGACGATCAATATCGGGATCTTAGCCTCGATCGAGGATCAAGTTTTTACAGATTTTGCGATCGATTATTATGAAAAGAATAACGGGATCAAACTATCAACACACATGTTGACACGTAAAGAGATCTGGGAACGTTTAGAAAATAATACGATCGATCTAGCAGTTATGTATTTACCCGATGAAAGTATCAAAAATTGGAAACCGTATGAAACAAAGAAGATCATCACAGAAGATCTCCTATTTTTACACAATAATGAAAGGCTTCAGAAACGCAAAAGAGTTCGTTTGAAAGATACTTTGAGCAACAAATGGGTCACTTACCCGCCTAAATATTATTTGAATGATATTATTCGTGAAGCTTATAAAAATTCAATGGTCGATCGTCCAAGTAGTGTAGCTCATTTTGCTAAACCAGAACAGATCTTTGAATTTGCTAAAAAGACTGGTTCGTATACCGCCTTACCAGCTTCATTTGTCGTTGCGCATAATCGAGAAGATTTAGGTATGGCGTTGTTTGAACCAGAGATCAAATTTGAGATGGCTTTTGTCTTTCGAAAGGGAAAAGATCAGATCCCACGGATCGATAATTTTTTAGCAACTTTTGATAGTTATTTATCTGAAAAGGATTATGTTTCACGCTTAAAAGCTTCGATCTAG
- a CDS encoding MgtC/SapB family protein — translation MIGFERKRKVKDAGIRTHSLIALGAALVMIVSKYGFFDLLSLTKSNWSLDPSRIAAQVVSGIGFLGAGTILNRHNRIIDGLTTAAGIWVTGGIGLAFGSGLYSIGLISTFFVLGAELLGRLFDQIAENHHHRIILFIRMTGSIADICKLQKELDQKFFVLPSDHVLYNYDGQAIAFRIYGHLKPHRKMNDLFTYLMKNDQIIELEVD, via the coding sequence ATGATCGGCTTTGAGCGTAAACGCAAGGTAAAAGACGCCGGCATTCGGACTCACTCATTGATCGCTTTAGGCGCAGCTTTAGTCATGATCGTTTCAAAATACGGTTTCTTTGACCTGCTTTCACTGACCAAAAGCAATTGGAGTCTTGATCCATCACGGATCGCAGCTCAAGTCGTCAGCGGGATCGGCTTTCTTGGAGCCGGAACGATCTTGAATCGGCATAATCGGATCATCGATGGACTCACAACAGCTGCTGGGATCTGGGTCACAGGTGGGATCGGACTTGCTTTTGGTTCAGGTCTATATAGTATCGGGCTTATTAGTACTTTTTTTGTTTTAGGCGCAGAGCTATTGGGGCGCTTATTTGATCAGATCGCTGAAAATCATCATCATCGAATCATTTTGTTTATCCGCATGACCGGTTCGATCGCTGATATTTGCAAACTTCAAAAAGAACTTGATCAAAAATTTTTTGTGCTACCTTCTGACCATGTTCTCTATAATTATGATGGTCAGGCGATCGCTTTTCGTATCTACGGCCACTTAAAACCACACAGGAAAATGAATGATCTCTTTACATACTTAATGAAAAACGACCAGATCATCGAATTAGAAGTTGACTAA
- a CDS encoding manganese-dependent inorganic pyrophosphatase gives MTKELVFGHKNPDTDAIVAAKAYSYLQNQLGKETEAVALGEPNEETKFVLAYFDEPAPRVVDNARPEVEAVMLVDHNEEQQSIADIKEVTVTNVVDHHRIANFATAAPLYYHAEPVGCTSTIIYGEFLAHGIEIPAKLAGLMLSAIISDTLLFKSPTTTAKDEVAAQALAKLAGVDLESYGLEMLKAGTNLASKTEEELITADAKSFDMGGKTVRVDQVNTVDLAEVFAREEALRQAITAQSKAEGYDLFLLMVTNILDSNTRLLVIGEPQEMVEKAFDKKLVDGKMDLPGVVSRKKQIVPQLEAAFNA, from the coding sequence TTGACAAAAGAATTAGTTTTTGGGCACAAGAACCCTGATACAGACGCGATCGTAGCGGCTAAAGCTTATTCATATCTTCAAAATCAGTTAGGAAAAGAAACTGAAGCAGTTGCTTTAGGCGAACCAAATGAAGAAACAAAATTTGTTTTAGCATATTTTGATGAACCAGCCCCTCGTGTCGTGGACAACGCACGTCCTGAAGTGGAAGCTGTAATGTTAGTTGATCATAATGAAGAACAACAAAGTATTGCTGATATCAAAGAAGTGACGGTGACAAATGTTGTTGATCATCATCGGATCGCCAACTTTGCAACGGCAGCGCCTTTATACTATCATGCTGAACCGGTTGGTTGTACAAGTACGATCATTTATGGTGAATTTTTGGCACATGGGATCGAGATCCCTGCTAAGTTGGCTGGTTTGATGCTTTCAGCGATCATTTCAGATACGCTTTTATTCAAATCACCAACAACAACAGCAAAAGATGAAGTTGCGGCACAAGCTTTAGCTAAACTTGCCGGCGTTGATCTTGAAAGTTATGGACTTGAAATGCTTAAAGCAGGTACAAATTTAGCAAGTAAAACAGAAGAAGAGCTTATCACAGCTGATGCTAAGTCATTTGATATGGGTGGAAAGACAGTTCGTGTCGATCAAGTAAATACTGTTGATCTTGCAGAAGTTTTTGCACGTGAAGAAGCATTACGTCAAGCGATCACAGCACAAAGTAAGGCGGAAGGTTACGATCTATTCTTATTGATGGTCACAAATATCTTAGATTCAAATACACGTCTTTTAGTTATCGGTGAACCACAAGAAATGGTCGAAAAAGCCTTTGATAAAAAATTAGTCGATGGTAAGATGGATCTACCGGGAGTTGTTTCGCGTAAGAAACAGATCGTTCCTCAACTCGAAGCTGCTTTTAACGCTTAA
- a CDS encoding DeoR/GlpR family DNA-binding transcription regulator produces the protein MSQEKRIQMIKQLLEERQELSTKDIMQEFGISQDTARRDIVLLTKRGEVKRTHGGILPLDFGRSVPNFQSRLARFTKQKTQIALEAAKYFKPHQVYFVDSSTILLKTCQNINMPLTIVTHSLDNCMALAEHNKVKVKVLSGTLNHENRYFYSNLAIEELQNIVFDTAFIAASGIDANGAYLLDQGDAQIVGMAVKRARQVILVAEHQKFVNKSYYRICPLDKISLFITDQEPTKEQRAMFVADTQIVVANEQN, from the coding sequence ATGAGTCAAGAAAAACGGATCCAAATGATCAAACAGTTACTTGAAGAGCGCCAAGAATTATCTACAAAAGATATTATGCAAGAATTTGGGATCTCGCAAGATACAGCTCGTCGCGACATCGTTTTGCTGACTAAGCGTGGCGAAGTCAAACGGACCCACGGCGGGATCTTACCGCTTGATTTTGGACGCAGTGTCCCAAATTTTCAAAGTCGTCTAGCGCGCTTTACGAAACAAAAAACGCAGATCGCATTAGAGGCGGCAAAATATTTCAAACCACACCAAGTTTACTTTGTTGATTCTTCGACGATCCTTTTAAAAACTTGTCAAAATATCAATATGCCATTGACGATCGTAACGCACTCTTTGGATAATTGCATGGCTTTAGCCGAACATAATAAGGTCAAAGTCAAGGTTTTAAGCGGGACTTTAAACCATGAGAATCGCTATTTTTATTCAAATCTGGCGATCGAAGAATTACAAAACATCGTCTTTGATACAGCTTTTATCGCTGCATCAGGGATCGATGCTAATGGAGCCTATTTATTAGATCAAGGTGATGCTCAGATCGTGGGAATGGCAGTCAAACGTGCCCGCCAAGTGATCCTAGTTGCTGAACATCAAAAATTTGTCAATAAGTCATATTATCGGATCTGCCCGTTAGATAAGATCTCACTTTTCATCACAGATCAAGAACCGACAAAAGAACAAAGAGCGATGTTTGTAGCTGACACACAGATCGTAGTCGCAAATGAGCAGAACTAA
- a CDS encoding biotin transporter BioY, with translation MTKEKMFYICTSGILLAFLIICSQLTIPLPLIPLTLQTLAVGLIATLLPVRYALETIGAYLLLGALGLPVFANFKGGPAVFLSPTGGYLVGFIVYILVTCALLKNRNGLFWTMLANLCGAFLQLLCGSLGLMFLTDVSFLTAFLTGTLPFLVPGLIKVCLVVLIARAVEPNFAKYLAESK, from the coding sequence ATGACAAAAGAAAAAATGTTTTATATATGTACGTCAGGGATCTTGCTTGCTTTTTTGATCATTTGTTCACAATTGACGATCCCTTTACCGCTGATACCGTTGACATTGCAAACGTTAGCTGTTGGTCTGATCGCAACTTTACTACCAGTGAGATATGCTTTAGAAACGATCGGAGCCTATCTTTTACTAGGAGCACTTGGATTGCCGGTTTTTGCTAATTTTAAAGGGGGACCTGCTGTTTTTCTCTCACCGACAGGCGGATATTTAGTAGGCTTTATCGTCTATATTTTAGTTACATGCGCGTTACTCAAAAATAGAAATGGGTTATTTTGGACAATGCTAGCCAATTTATGTGGGGCCTTTTTACAACTGCTTTGTGGAAGTTTAGGGCTGATGTTCTTGACAGATGTATCTTTTCTTACCGCATTTTTGACTGGGACGTTACCATTTCTTGTGCCAGGACTTATCAAAGTCTGCTTAGTTGTTTTGATCGCTAGAGCAGTTGAACCTAATTTTGCGAAATATTTAGCTGAAAGTAAATAA
- a CDS encoding pyridoxal phosphate-dependent aminotransferase translates to MQERFNRQIEAIAVSDIRQFDSEVSQIEGIIKLTLGEPDFNTPEHVKSAGIQAIQADKSHYTPNAGIMELREATAKYFNEKYALAYAPTQVVTTVGATEAIAASLQTILNPGDTVLMPTPVFPIYAPISQLNGANVLQIDTSADGFILTPERLKQVLATEQGQKAKALVLVYPSNPTGVTYTKEQLEALAKVVTEADLWALCDEVYAELTYTGTHHSLASFAPENTIVISGLSKSHAMTGWRVGFILGPKDFSEQVVKAHQYMVTAPTTSVQYAALEAVTNGKDDALEMKKEYQKRRDLMKEALEELGFEVARPAGAFYLFAKIPNKCGLDSWSFVRRLAKENKVALIPGVSFGQGGEGYVRLSYAASEEDLREASKRIKAFMQKF, encoded by the coding sequence ATGCAAGAAAGATTCAATCGTCAGATCGAAGCGATCGCAGTCTCAGATATTCGCCAATTTGATAGTGAAGTTAGTCAGATCGAGGGGATCATCAAATTGACTTTAGGTGAGCCAGATTTTAATACTCCTGAACACGTAAAGTCTGCTGGGATCCAAGCGATCCAAGCCGATAAGTCGCATTATACGCCCAATGCTGGGATCATGGAACTTAGAGAAGCTACTGCCAAATATTTCAATGAAAAATATGCGCTTGCTTATGCACCAACGCAAGTCGTAACGACAGTTGGAGCCACAGAAGCGATCGCTGCAAGTCTGCAGACGATCTTGAATCCTGGGGACACTGTCTTGATGCCGACACCCGTTTTTCCGATCTATGCTCCGATCAGCCAGTTGAATGGGGCCAATGTATTGCAGATCGATACGAGTGCTGATGGTTTTATTTTGACGCCTGAACGTCTCAAACAAGTCTTAGCTACTGAGCAAGGACAAAAAGCCAAGGCTTTAGTTTTAGTCTATCCAAGTAATCCAACAGGAGTTACTTATACAAAAGAACAATTAGAAGCTCTAGCAAAAGTAGTTACAGAAGCTGATCTATGGGCTTTGTGTGATGAAGTTTATGCTGAATTGACTTATACTGGGACTCATCATTCGCTGGCTAGCTTTGCTCCTGAAAATACGATCGTCATCAGCGGGCTTTCAAAATCACACGCAATGACTGGTTGGCGCGTAGGTTTTATTTTAGGACCAAAAGATTTCAGTGAACAAGTAGTCAAGGCCCATCAATATATGGTCACAGCTCCAACAACTAGTGTACAGTATGCTGCTTTAGAAGCTGTAACAAATGGTAAAGATGATGCACTTGAAATGAAAAAAGAGTATCAAAAGCGCCGTGATCTTATGAAAGAAGCCTTGGAAGAATTGGGCTTTGAAGTTGCTCGCCCAGCGGGGGCATTTTATCTATTTGCTAAGATCCCTAATAAATGTGGGCTTGATTCGTGGTCTTTTGTGCGCCGATTAGCAAAAGAAAACAAAGTTGCTTTGATCCCAGGTGTTTCTTTTGGCCAAGGGGGCGAAGGGTATGTTCGACTGAGCTATGCTGCTTCAGAAGAAGATCTCCGTGAAGCAAGCAAAAGGATCAAAGCATTTATGCAAAAATTCTAG
- the murI gene encoding glutamate racemase — translation MVSEKTERPIGVFDSGLGGISVLRELYQIMPNEDYIFFGDSKNAPYGTKSVEQVCSLSEKIVQDLIKRDVKAIVIACNTATSAAASYLRQKYPDLPIVGLEPAVKPAVLHRSDSRVLVMATPLTLKEEKFNKLMQRFTDQAEIIKLPAPKLVEFVEKGELSSPELFVYLEEILAPYKQKVDAVVLGCTHFPFAKEAIQTVIGSDVYIVDGGAGAARELRHLLELNGLRRKTLTQGKITFENSKKTKAELELSQRLMESK, via the coding sequence ATGGTAAGTGAAAAGACGGAGCGCCCGATCGGTGTTTTTGATTCTGGTCTTGGTGGGATCAGCGTTTTACGTGAGCTTTATCAGATCATGCCAAATGAAGATTATATCTTCTTTGGGGATTCAAAAAATGCACCGTATGGAACAAAAAGCGTTGAACAAGTTTGCAGTTTGAGTGAAAAGATCGTGCAAGATCTCATAAAAAGGGATGTCAAAGCGATCGTGATCGCATGTAATACAGCAACGAGTGCTGCGGCAAGCTATTTACGCCAAAAGTATCCAGACCTTCCGATCGTAGGGTTAGAACCTGCCGTCAAACCGGCAGTCTTACACCGCTCTGATTCACGGGTCTTAGTGATGGCGACGCCTTTGACCTTAAAAGAAGAGAAATTCAATAAGTTGATGCAACGTTTTACCGATCAAGCTGAGATCATTAAACTTCCAGCACCTAAGTTAGTTGAATTTGTTGAGAAAGGTGAACTTTCTTCGCCTGAACTCTTTGTTTATTTAGAAGAGATCTTAGCTCCTTACAAGCAAAAAGTCGATGCTGTTGTTTTAGGATGTACTCATTTCCCATTTGCTAAAGAAGCGATCCAAACTGTTATCGGATCAGATGTCTATATTGTTGATGGTGGTGCTGGGGCAGCCCGTGAATTACGCCACTTATTAGAACTTAATGGTCTACGAAGAAAAACGTTGACGCAAGGAAAGATAACTTTTGAAAACAGTAAAAAAACAAAAGCTGAACTTGAATTGAGTCAAAGATTAATGGAAAGTAAATAA
- a CDS encoding DMT family transporter, with protein MANEKKKLWIFLTILATFLWGISGIFAKLLFMLEPRVTPLLLSQIRMIIGGLVLLSLAGLKHERPFHIWKTKKSALTLIAYGLLGIIPVQFCYFMAIKLGDASIATILQFLGPFFIIFYLVIVEHQAPRRIEVLCSLVAFFGVFLLATHGDMTHLAITPAVLFWGLLSAVGGASNTLIPRSLIQKYPSTNITGWGLLVAGVGLCLVHPSFEPFKLTAPIFWLLVAVVVLGTIIPFQLFTNALKYIRPTTASMLDAFEPLAATGGSVILFGLVLSPADLIGSLLVIIAVLGLNWQPKKNRFS; from the coding sequence ATGGCAAATGAGAAAAAGAAACTATGGATCTTCTTGACGATCCTAGCAACATTTTTGTGGGGCATTTCCGGAATATTTGCGAAGTTGCTCTTTATGCTCGAACCGCGGGTAACGCCTCTTTTACTGAGTCAGATCCGCATGATCATTGGTGGGCTTGTGTTACTGAGTTTAGCGGGTTTAAAACATGAACGCCCTTTTCATATATGGAAAACAAAGAAAAGTGCCCTGACTTTGATCGCCTATGGTCTTTTAGGGATCATTCCAGTTCAATTTTGCTATTTTATGGCGATCAAATTAGGTGATGCTTCGATCGCAACGATCTTACAATTTTTAGGTCCTTTTTTTATTATTTTTTATTTAGTTATCGTAGAACATCAAGCTCCACGAAGGATCGAGGTACTCTGTTCATTAGTTGCTTTTTTTGGTGTTTTTTTGTTAGCGACGCATGGTGATATGACTCATTTAGCGATCACCCCGGCTGTTTTATTTTGGGGCTTGCTCTCAGCGGTTGGGGGAGCTTCAAATACTTTGATCCCACGTTCGCTGATCCAAAAATACCCTTCGACCAATATTACTGGTTGGGGACTTTTAGTTGCAGGGGTCGGCCTTTGTCTTGTACATCCAAGTTTTGAACCATTCAAATTGACAGCGCCGATCTTCTGGTTATTAGTAGCTGTTGTTGTTTTAGGAACGATCATTCCTTTTCAGCTTTTTACTAATGCACTCAAATATATTCGACCGACGACTGCAAGTATGTTGGATGCATTTGAACCGCTTGCGGCTACTGGAGGCTCAGTTATTTTATTTGGCCTCGTACTGAGCCCTGCCGATCTGATCGGTTCGTTATTAGTGATCATTGCCGTTTTAGGGTTAAATTGGCAACCGAAGAAAAATAGATTCAGTTAG